From Coriobacteriaceae bacterium, a single genomic window includes:
- the cysS gene encoding cysteine--tRNA ligase: MRIYNSATHKKEEFQPIESGKVRMYVCGPTVYDNIHIGNARTFISFDVIRRWLIASGYEVTFAQNLTDVDDKIIKRANEQGRTAAEVATEFSDKFIGVMRAANVLDPDVRPRATKEIGPMIAMIKTLIEQGHAYAADNGDVYFAVRSDPNYGQVSGRNIDDLMVGARIEENEDKNDPLDFALWKAAKPGEPSWPSPWGEGRPGWHTECAAMVHRYLGTPIDIHGGGSDLAFPHHENECAQATCAWHQGFSNTWMHTGMLLVDGEKMSKSLGNFFTLAEVLEQHSAAALRLLMLQTSYRSPLDFSWERLEGAENSLTRIAGTVENLRWAANHATADADEAAAEAFAAKAAETRTTFKECMDDDFNTAGAMGAVFGFVTECNQYLEQAGDAADKAAALAAADTLVELLDTFGVELPEPKVELPLGLLGVAAGLVAYTGDDVDEAAAKILEARAEARAAKNWDLADAIRDQLKDLGLTIEDTAAGTRIKSL; this comes from the coding sequence ATGCGTATCTACAACAGCGCTACCCATAAAAAGGAAGAGTTCCAGCCCATCGAGTCCGGCAAGGTCCGCATGTACGTGTGCGGCCCCACGGTCTACGACAACATCCACATCGGCAACGCCCGTACGTTCATCAGCTTTGACGTGATTCGCCGCTGGCTCATCGCGAGCGGTTACGAGGTCACGTTCGCCCAGAACCTCACCGATGTCGACGACAAGATCATCAAGCGCGCCAACGAGCAGGGCCGTACGGCCGCCGAGGTCGCGACGGAGTTCTCCGACAAGTTCATCGGCGTCATGCGCGCCGCCAACGTGCTCGATCCCGATGTGCGCCCCCGCGCCACCAAGGAGATCGGCCCCATGATCGCCATGATCAAGACGCTTATCGAGCAGGGCCACGCTTACGCAGCCGATAACGGCGACGTGTACTTTGCCGTGCGCAGCGATCCCAACTATGGTCAGGTCTCGGGCCGCAACATCGACGACCTTATGGTTGGCGCGCGCATCGAGGAGAACGAGGACAAGAACGACCCGCTCGACTTTGCCCTGTGGAAGGCCGCCAAGCCCGGCGAGCCCAGCTGGCCGAGCCCCTGGGGCGAGGGCCGTCCCGGTTGGCACACCGAGTGCGCCGCCATGGTGCATCGCTACCTGGGCACTCCGATCGACATCCACGGCGGCGGCTCCGACCTTGCCTTCCCGCATCACGAGAACGAGTGCGCCCAGGCCACCTGCGCCTGGCACCAGGGCTTCTCCAACACCTGGATGCACACGGGCATGCTGCTGGTAGACGGCGAGAAGATGTCCAAGTCGCTCGGCAACTTCTTTACGCTGGCCGAGGTCCTCGAGCAGCACTCCGCTGCCGCCCTGCGCCTGCTGATGCTGCAGACGAGCTATCGCTCGCCGCTCGACTTTTCTTGGGAGCGCCTGGAGGGTGCCGAGAACTCGCTCACGCGTATCGCCGGTACGGTCGAGAACCTGCGTTGGGCCGCGAACCACGCGACGGCCGATGCCGACGAAGCGGCTGCCGAGGCGTTTGCCGCCAAGGCCGCCGAGACCCGCACCACCTTTAAGGAGTGCATGGATGACGACTTTAACACCGCCGGTGCCATGGGTGCTGTCTTTGGCTTTGTGACCGAGTGCAACCAGTACCTGGAGCAGGCGGGCGATGCTGCCGACAAGGCCGCTGCCCTGGCCGCCGCCGATACGCTGGTCGAGCTGCTCGATACGTTTGGCGTCGAGCTTCCCGAGCCCAAGGTCGAGCTGCCGCTGGGCCTGCTGGGCGTTGCCGCCGGCCTGGTCGCCTACACGGGCGACGACGTGGACGAGGCTGCTGCCAAGATTCTCGAGGCCCGCGCCGAGGCCCGTGCCGCCAAGAACTGGGATCTGGCCGACGCCATCCGCGACCAGCTCAAGGACCTGGGCCTCACCATTGAGGATACCGCCGCCGGCACTCGTATCAAATCTCTCTAA
- the ispF gene encoding 2-C-methyl-D-erythritol 2,4-cyclodiphosphate synthase yields MFSNLRIGHGYDVHRLVEGRRCIIGGVDIPYERGLLGHSDADVLAHALADAILGACRGGDIGKLFPDTDPAYEGADSMVLLARVMDYARELGFEFVDADCTIACQQPKITPHRDAMRANLAHALGVDVENVGVAATTTEKLGWEGQGEGIGAWAVCLLQKTVKE; encoded by the coding sequence ATGTTCAGTAACCTGCGCATTGGCCATGGCTACGACGTTCACCGTCTGGTGGAGGGGCGTCGATGTATCATCGGCGGTGTCGACATTCCCTACGAGCGCGGCCTGCTGGGCCACTCGGATGCCGATGTGCTCGCGCACGCCTTGGCCGACGCCATTCTGGGCGCCTGCCGTGGGGGAGACATCGGCAAGCTATTCCCCGACACCGATCCCGCCTACGAGGGTGCCGATTCGATGGTGCTGCTTGCCCGCGTGATGGACTATGCGCGTGAGCTGGGCTTTGAGTTTGTCGATGCCGATTGCACCATTGCCTGCCAGCAGCCTAAGATCACCCCGCATCGCGATGCCATGCGCGCCAACCTTGCCCATGCCCTGGGCGTTGACGTCGAAAACGTGGGCGTCGCCGCCACTACGACCGAAAAGCTCGGTTGGGAAGGCCAGGGCGAGGGAATCGGCGCCTGGGCCGTCTGCCTGCTACAGAAAACCGTTAAGGAGTAA
- the ispD gene encoding 2-C-methyl-D-erythritol 4-phosphate cytidylyltransferase has product MAPVCAVVVAGGSGQRFGNPGGKQLVNVAGRPLMSWSIRAFDRSDKVGHIVVVCPAERRAEMRRLAIDPFDYDTPISFADAGDTRQDSTRAGVHAVPAGFEYVAIHDGARPLITTEAIDHAIDVLVSDRALDGVVCGQPAIDTLKIVDGDNIVETPPRELYWAAQTPQIFSVDAMKRAHAAAIAEGFIGTDDSSLVERMGGRVRCVQSPRDNLKVTVPEDLRPVTAILLGRMAEGEDLPHVQ; this is encoded by the coding sequence ATGGCGCCCGTATGCGCCGTGGTCGTTGCCGGCGGCAGCGGCCAGCGCTTTGGAAATCCCGGCGGCAAGCAGCTCGTTAATGTGGCGGGCCGTCCGCTCATGAGCTGGTCCATCCGCGCGTTCGATCGTAGCGATAAGGTCGGCCATATCGTCGTGGTTTGCCCTGCCGAGCGCCGTGCCGAGATGCGCCGCCTGGCCATTGACCCGTTTGACTATGACACGCCCATCAGCTTTGCCGATGCCGGCGATACCCGTCAGGATTCCACCCGTGCCGGCGTGCATGCGGTTCCGGCGGGTTTCGAATATGTCGCCATCCACGACGGCGCTCGTCCGCTCATTACGACCGAGGCCATCGACCACGCTATCGACGTGCTCGTGAGCGACCGTGCCCTCGACGGTGTCGTGTGCGGTCAGCCCGCGATCGACACGCTCAAGATCGTTGACGGCGATAATATCGTCGAGACGCCGCCGCGTGAACTCTACTGGGCAGCGCAGACGCCGCAGATCTTTAGCGTCGATGCTATGAAGCGCGCCCACGCTGCAGCCATTGCCGAGGGCTTTATCGGTACCGATGATTCGTCGCTGGTCGAGCGCATGGGTGGGCGCGTCCGCTGCGTCCAGAGCCCACGCGATAACCTTAAGGTGACGGTGCCCGAGGACCTGCGTCCCGTAACCGCGATTCTGCTTGGCCGCATGGCCGAGGGAGAGGACCTTCCCCATGTTCAGTAA
- the disA gene encoding DNA integrity scanning diadenylate cyclase DisA codes for MDKNELQKRMEQAIRLTAPGQPIRTALDMIIAGHLGALICVGDTENVLAAGNDGFPLNISFTSNRLFELSKMDGAIVIDGDLTQILRANFHLNPDPSLATSETGMRHRTAARMSVLTDAIVISVSARRAVVNVYVHGKSYEIQPVTTIMSSVNQLVATLQTTRQSLDRSLLRLTALELDDYVTLADITGIFSSFEIMQQAKTELKDCIVKLGNQGKLVQMQLEQLAGSSMDTEYDLMIRDYASDSSEANAEKIRAELSRMTPKDLSDPQHVAAVLGYDDLDEDSVMTPLGLRTLSRVSVVRDGVAEKIVDEYGSLQELMDDISEDPERLGDFGVNNPAILADSLYRMKGTKQGNA; via the coding sequence TTGGATAAGAACGAGCTGCAAAAGCGTATGGAACAGGCCATCCGCCTGACGGCACCTGGTCAGCCGATCCGCACCGCCCTCGACATGATCATCGCCGGTCACCTGGGCGCCCTTATCTGCGTCGGCGACACCGAAAACGTGCTCGCTGCCGGTAACGACGGCTTCCCGCTCAACATTTCGTTCACCTCGAACCGTCTGTTCGAGCTCTCCAAGATGGACGGTGCCATCGTCATCGACGGCGACCTCACCCAGATCCTGCGCGCCAACTTCCACCTCAATCCCGATCCCTCGCTTGCCACGAGCGAGACGGGCATGCGTCACCGCACCGCCGCTCGCATGTCGGTGCTCACCGATGCCATCGTGATCTCGGTCTCGGCCCGTCGTGCCGTCGTCAACGTGTACGTCCACGGCAAGAGCTACGAGATCCAGCCCGTCACCACCATCATGAGTTCGGTCAACCAGCTCGTCGCCACGCTCCAGACTACCCGTCAGTCGCTCGATCGCTCCCTGCTGCGCCTAACGGCCCTCGAGCTCGACGACTACGTCACACTCGCCGACATTACCGGTATTTTCTCGAGCTTCGAGATCATGCAGCAGGCAAAGACCGAGCTTAAGGATTGCATTGTCAAGCTGGGTAACCAGGGTAAGCTCGTGCAGATGCAGCTCGAGCAGCTCGCGGGCTCCAGCATGGATACCGAATACGACTTGATGATCCGCGACTACGCGAGCGATTCCTCTGAGGCCAACGCCGAGAAGATTCGCGCCGAGCTGAGCCGTATGACGCCTAAGGACCTGTCCGACCCGCAGCACGTGGCGGCAGTTCTGGGCTATGACGACTTGGACGAGGACTCCGTCATGACGCCGCTGGGCCTGCGCACGCTTTCGCGCGTGTCCGTCGTGCGCGACGGCGTGGCCGAGAAGATCGTCGACGAGTACGGCTCGCTGCAGGAGCTCATGGACGACATCAGCGAGGATCCGGAGCGCTTGGGCGACTTTGGCGTCAACAACCCTGCCATTCTTGCGGACTCGCTGTACCGCATGAAGGGCACCAAACAGGGGAACGCATAA
- a CDS encoding manganese efflux pump MntP family protein produces the protein MGLAELVLLAVGLSMDAFAVSICKGLGMKKINLKVAVVLGLFFGGFQAGMPVIGWALGSQFMGIIGPIDHWIAFILLAFIGGKMLWEAFSEDEDEDEGDDKDAEKIDLVEYLILAIATSIDALAVGISFAALSVDIVPAVSLIGVTTFIFSVAGVAIGHTFGARYEKPATIVGGVVLILIGLKILLEHLGILTI, from the coding sequence ATGGGACTCGCAGAGCTCGTGCTGCTCGCCGTTGGCCTTTCGATGGACGCTTTTGCCGTTTCCATCTGCAAGGGTCTCGGCATGAAAAAGATCAACCTTAAAGTCGCCGTGGTGCTCGGCCTATTCTTTGGCGGCTTCCAGGCCGGCATGCCCGTAATCGGATGGGCGCTCGGCAGTCAATTCATGGGCATCATCGGACCGATCGACCATTGGATCGCCTTTATCCTTCTGGCCTTTATCGGCGGCAAAATGCTGTGGGAAGCCTTTTCCGAAGACGAAGATGAGGACGAAGGCGACGACAAGGATGCCGAAAAGATTGACCTGGTAGAATACCTGATCCTCGCCATCGCTACCTCAATCGACGCCCTAGCCGTAGGCATCTCGTTTGCGGCGCTCTCGGTTGACATCGTTCCCGCTGTATCGCTTATCGGCGTCACAACGTTTATCTTCTCCGTCGCCGGCGTAGCGATCGGCCACACCTTTGGCGCGCGCTACGAAAAACCCGCCACCATCGTGGGTGGCGTCGTGCTCATCCTCATCGGGCTTAAGATCTTGCTTGAGCATCTGGGGATTCTCACGATATAA
- a CDS encoding helix-turn-helix domain-containing protein: MDTLPITTPRQAGIYVRQARESQGITRATLAKKAGVSERLLASLELGDATGIRLDKLLTIFNALGLALAAQGDIGEAKNERPVDAPHANPLPRSIPRRHHTQRPHHRNRRSTPIPALADAPFTSALYDEVFADFAMSNLGVSIAANVSNQTKPEGK; encoded by the coding sequence ATGGATACCCTTCCCATCACCACGCCGCGCCAAGCTGGCATCTATGTGCGTCAGGCACGCGAGTCGCAGGGAATCACCCGTGCGACCCTCGCTAAAAAAGCCGGTGTTTCGGAGCGTCTGCTCGCATCGCTCGAGCTAGGAGACGCCACCGGCATTCGACTCGACAAGCTGCTGACGATTTTCAATGCTCTTGGACTGGCACTCGCCGCTCAAGGGGATATCGGCGAAGCGAAAAACGAGCGACCAGTCGACGCCCCGCATGCCAATCCGCTGCCTCGCAGCATCCCCAGGCGCCATCACACTCAACGTCCTCATCATCGCAACCGTCGTAGTACCCCCATTCCGGCTCTTGCAGATGCCCCCTTTACATCCGCACTCTACGACGAGGTCTTCGCCGATTTCGCCATGTCCAATCTCGGAGTCTCGATTGCCGCAAACGTATCTAACCAAACCAAGCCCGAAGGGAAATAG